In a single window of the Anguilla rostrata isolate EN2019 chromosome 6, ASM1855537v3, whole genome shotgun sequence genome:
- the ccn2a gene encoding CCN family member 2a: MSAGLNNLKLAAYLCLTLFCWATAQDCSGQCSCPDAPPQCAPGVSLVPDACGCCRVCAKQLGELCTERDVCDPHKALFCDFGSPINRRIGVCTAKEGATCVFGGMVYRSGESFQSSCKYQCTCLDGAVGCVPLCSMDIRLPSPDCPMPRRVKVPGKCCEEWVCDSPHRQTFVGSALAAYREEETYGPDPSLMRENCLVQTTEWSACSKTCGLGISTRVTNDNRECRLEKQSRLCMVRPCESHMEQSIRKGKKCIRTPRVSKPMKFEISGCTTTKSYRPKFCGVCTDGRCCTPHRTTTLPMEFKCPDGQVMKKQMMFIKTCACHYNCPSENDIFESMYYKKMVGDMA; the protein is encoded by the exons ATGTCTGCAGGACTGAACAACCTGAAACTGGCCGCTTACTTGTGCCTCACACTCTTCTGCTGG GCTACCGCTCAGGACTGCAGCGGGCAGTGCAGCTGCCCTGACGCGCCCCCCCAGTGTGCCCCCGGCGTGAGCCTGGTGCCCGACGCCTGCggctgctgcagggtgtgcGCCAAGCAGCTGGGCGAGCTCTGCACCGAGAGGGACGTCTGCGACCCCCACAAGGCTCTCTTCTGCGACTTCGGCTCCCCCATCAACCGTCGCATCGGAGTGTGCACCG CTAAAGAAGGCGCCACTTGCGTTTTTGGCGGGATGGTGTACCGGAGCGGAGAGTCGTTCCAGAGCAGCTGCAAATACCAGTGCACCTGCCTGGACGGGGCAGTGGGCTGCGTGCCCCTCTGCAGCATGGACATCCGCCTGCCCAGCCCCGACTGCCCCATGCCCCGCCGCGTCAAGGTCCCGGGCAAGTGCTGCGAAGAGTGGGTGTGCGACTCCCCGCACCGCCAGACCTTCGTAGGCTCCGCCCTCGCCG cgtacagagaggaggagacctACGGGCCCGACCCCTCCCTGATGCGGGAGAACTGCCTGGTCCAGACCACCGAGTGGAGCGCCTGCTCCAAAACCTGCGGCCTGGGGATCTCCACCCGCGTCACCAACGACAACCGGGAGTGCCGCCTGGAGAAGCAGTCCCGCCTGTGCATGGTCAGGCCCTGCGAGTCGCACATGGAGCAGAGCATCAGG aaaGGGAAGAAGTGCATCCGCACCCCCCGGGTCTCAAAGCCCATGAAGTTCGAGATCTCCGGCTGCACGACCACCAAGTCCTACCGGCCCAAGTTCTGCGGCGTGTGCACCGACGGCCGTTGCTGCACCCCCCACAGAACCACCACCCTGCCCATGGAGTTCAAGTGCCCCGACGGCCAGGTGATGAAGAAGCAGATGATGTTCATCAAGACCTGCGCGTGCCACTACAACTGCCCGAGCGAGAACGACATCTTCGAGTCCATGTACTACAAGAAGATGGTCGGCGACATGGCGTaa